From Alosa sapidissima isolate fAloSap1 chromosome 7, fAloSap1.pri, whole genome shotgun sequence, the proteins below share one genomic window:
- the gpr37l1b gene encoding G-protein coupled receptor 37-like 1, whose amino-acid sequence MNMLVSFSLLLFSELASMVLTFPQRDIQTGTVMSVLVQEDIDSFITHSNLDGMDLNTKNSRVARAAEDLEEATNGNELSTFNFFTDNPNHTTMPNPENSTSIIHPPVGTTELDQVNASDLGLTLIHNPLFPVTESSYSAYGVLFLSLVVFAVGIVGNLAVMCIVWHNYFMRSAWNCILASLAFWDFLVLCFCLPVVVFHELTNKRLLGDFSCKVVPYMEVTSLGVTSFGLCALGIDRFHAATSSQPKARRVERCQSVFVKLVVVWLGSMVLAAPELLLWQLHPVKSANLGIVVDSCIMSPYTDLPESIYAIVMNYHEARTWWYFGCYFCLPVIFTLLCQLATCHVSEGSTVKSSEDHLPSKKQKLQHVQQVERQLNCTVLALIVVYGLCTLPENVCNLTQAYAPLQVSESVAALLVLINHFFLFFKSSVTPVLLLCLCKSLGQAFMDCCCCCCEECHPVAARSSFVSTGTTGSESKLKSSVDMSSSIFFDKAKDSSSILAVGTSS is encoded by the exons ATGAACATGCTGGTGTCATTCTCTCTGCTATTGTTCTCTGAACTGGCTTCAATGGTATTAACTTTTCCACAGAGGGATATACAGACAGGAACCGTAATGTCTGTCTTAGTCCAGGAAGATATTGATTCATTTATTACCCACAGTAATTTGGATGGAATGGATCTGAATACCAAGAATAGCAGAGTGGCCCGAGCGGCAGAGGACCTGGAGGAAGCAACGAATGGGAATGAGCTTTCTACCTTCAACTTCTTCACAGACAATCCCAATCATACAACTATGCCCAATCCAGAAAATAGCACCTCCATTATTCATCCTCCTGTGGGGACTACTGAGTTGGACCAAGTTAATGCTTCTGATTTAGGCCTTACACTTATTCACAATCCACTATTTCCGGTGACAGAGAGCTCTTATAGTGCTTATGGAGTTCTCTTCCTCTCGCTTGTGGTGTTTGCAGTGGGTATTGTGGGGAATCTGGCAGTAATGTGCATCGTGTGGCACAACTATTTCATGCGAAGTGCCTGGAACTGTATCCTGGCCAGCCTAGCTTTCTGGGATTTTTTAGTACTGTGCTTCTGTTTACCGGTAGTTGTTTTTCATGAGTTGACCAACAAACGACTTCTTGGAGATTTCTCTTGCAAGGTTGTGCCATACATGGAG GTAACATCTTTGGGTGTGACATCTTTTGGCCTCTGTGCCCTGGGCATTGATCGCTTTCATGCTGCAACCAGTTCTCAGCCCAAGGCACGGAGAGTGGAACGATGCCAGTCAGTGTTTGTTAAGCTTGTAGTGGTATGGTTGGGCTCAATGGTCCTGGCAGCTCCAGAACTTCTGTTATGGCAGCTACACCCAGTTAAGTCTGCTAACCTGGGCATAGTGGTTGATTCCTGTATTATGAGCCCTTACACCGACCTTCCTGAGTCCATTTATGCTATTGTGATGAACTACCATGAAGCACGTACATGGTGGTACTTTGGCTGCTATTTTTGCCTACCTGTGATTTTCACATTACTATGTCAATTAGCCACTTGCCATGTGTCAGAGGGAAGCACAGTCAAGAGTTCAGAGGACCACTTACCTTCCAAGAAACAGAAGTTGCAACATGTACAACAGGTAGAGCGGCAACTGAACTGCACTGTCTTGGCACTGATTGTAGTCTATGGCTTGTGCACCCTTCCTGAGAATGTGTGTAACCTAACACAAGCATATGCCCCACTGCAAGTATCTGAGAGTGTGGCAGCACTACTGGTGCTTATCaaccatttttttcttttcttcaagTCATCTGTCACACCAGTGCTACTACTGTGTCTTTGTAAGTCTCTGGGACAGGCTTTCatggactgctgctgctgctgttgtgagGAGTGTCATCCAGTTGCTGCCAGATCCTCCTTTGTCTCCACCGGCACAACAGGCTCAGAGAGTAAGCTGAAGAGCTCTGTGGATATGTCTTCCTCCATTTTTTTTGATAAAGCAAAGGACAGTTCCTCCATCCTTGCCGTTGGAACATCAAGCTGA